One region of Triticum aestivum cultivar Chinese Spring chromosome 6B, IWGSC CS RefSeq v2.1, whole genome shotgun sequence genomic DNA includes:
- the LOC123136484 gene encoding protein G1-like1 encodes MDMSGVSAVDSPGGGSASSALGAPRPSRYESQKRRDWQTFGQYLRNHRPPLELARCSGAHVLEFLRYLDQFGKTKVHAAGCPFFGHPSPPAPCPCPLKQAWGSLDALVGRLRAAFEEHGGRPEANPFGARAVRLYLRDVRDGQAKARGIAYEKKRRKRNPQTSSKQKQQQAAAAAAASPAPVDRPDMRHGMLEQTHYLFPMHAHLFQGHFLAPAPDGDPVGALDGVVPAAGDDIVMVMAAAAAAAEAHAAGCMMPLSVFN; translated from the coding sequence ATGGACATGTCTGGCGTGAGCGCGGTGGACAGCCCTGGAGGCGGCAGCGCGTCGTCGGCGCTGGGAGCGCCGCGGCCGAGCAGGTACGAGTCGCAGAAGCGGCGGGACTGGCAGACGTTCGGACAGTACCTACGGAACCACCGCCCCCCGCTGGAGCTGGCGCGGTGCAGCGGCGCGCACGTGCTGGAGTTCCTCCGGTACCTGGACCAGTTCGGCAAGACCAAGGTGCACGCCGCGGGGTGCCCCTTCTTCGGCCACCCCTCGCCGCCGGCCCCGTGCCCGTGCCCACTGAAGCAGGCGTGGGGCTCCCTGGATGCGCTGGTGGGCCGTCTCCGCGCCGCCTTCGAGGAGCACGGCGGCCGCCCGGAGGCCAACCCGTTCGGGGCGCGCGCCGTCAGGCTCTACCTCCGCGACGTCCGCGACGGCCAGGCCAAGGCGCGCGGCATCGCCTACGAGAAGAAGCGCCGGAAGAGGAACCCCCAGACGTCGTCCAAGCAGAAGCAGCAgcaggcggcggccgccgccgcggccagccCGGCGCCCGTGGACAGGCCCGACATGCGGCATGGCATGCTGGAGCAGACGCACTACCTGTTCCCCATGCACGCGCACCTGTTCCAGGGACACTTCCTGGCGCCGGCGCCCGACGGTGACCCCGTGGGAGCCCTAGATGGCGTAGTCCCGGCCGCCGGGGATGACATCGTGATGGTGAtggcggccgcggccgccgccgccgaggcgcaCGCTGCCGGGTGCATGATGCCGCTGTCCGTGTTCAACTAG